The Candidatus Rokuibacteriota bacterium genome includes the window GGCCTTCGTTTCGGGAGAGGCCGCCCGTGATGCGTGGAGGACGATGGTCCTCGACCACAGCCGGACGGCGAGCCCCAACGCGGGGTGGACGATGGCCGCAATGGCGGGGGCGCTAGGTGTCGCCCTGGAAAAGCCGGGAGCTTACCGTCTGGGGGCCGGGGAACTACCCGGAGTTGCGTGCATCGACCGGGCGCTGCGGGTGCTCATGAGCGCGAGCGCCATCGCCGTGCTTGTCTCCGTCATCCTGGCCGAGCTGACGCGATGAGCGCGGTCGCCCGCCCTCGGGCGCTCATGATCCAGGGGACCGCATCCCACGCGGGAAAGAGCCTGCTGGTCGCGGGACTCTGCCGGCTCTTCCGGCAGGATGGGGTCCGGGTGGTCCCGTTCAAGTCGCAGAACATGTCGCTCAACGCCTATGTCACGCGCGACGGTGGCGAGATGGGCTGGGCCCAGGCGATGCAGGCGGAGGCGGCGGGGGTTGAGCCGCGCGTCGAGATGAACCCGGTCCTCCTCAAGCCGGAGTCCTACCGGGGAAGCCAGGTCGTCCTGCTCGGAAAGGTGCACGCGGTTGCCTCCGCTCAGGAGTACTTCGCGATGACGGCGCGCCTCTGGCCGGTGGTGGAGGAGAGCTATCGGCGGCTCGCGAGGGAAGCAAACCTCGTCCTGATCGAGGGCGCAGGCAGCCCGGCGGAACCCAACCTGATGGCCAGAGACATCGCTAATATGGCGGTGGCCCGGCTGGCGCGGGCCCCGGTGATCCTCGTGGGAGACATTGATCGTGGCGGAGTCTTCGCCAGCCTGGTCGGAACGTTGGGGATCCTCAAGCCCTGGGACCGACGCCTTGTAAAAGGCTTCATTATCAATAAGTTCAGGGGAGATGCCTCACTTCTCACTTCAGCCATCGAGTTCCTGGAGGAAAGGACGCGCCGACCGGTCCTCGGCGTCGTTCCGTTTCTCCCCCGCCTCTATCTCCCGGAGGAGGACAGCGTAGCCCTTGAGACAGTTCCCGAGGCGACGCCTGAGGCGAGCCAGTCGGAGCCCCAAGCCCGTGCCAGGCGGACGAGAGTCAGGATTGCGGTGGTCCGCCTGCCCCACATCGCCAACTTCACCGACTTCGTCCCCCTCGAACTCGACCCGCGGGTCGAGGTCTC containing:
- a CDS encoding cobyric acid synthase, whose amino-acid sequence is MSAVARPRALMIQGTASHAGKSLLVAGLCRLFRQDGVRVVPFKSQNMSLNAYVTRDGGEMGWAQAMQAEAAGVEPRVEMNPVLLKPESYRGSQVVLLGKVHAVASAQEYFAMTARLWPVVEESYRRLAREANLVLIEGAGSPAEPNLMARDIANMAVARLARAPVILVGDIDRGGVFASLVGTLGILKPWDRRLVKGFIINKFRGDASLLTSAIEFLEERTRRPVLGVVPFLPRLYLPEEDSVALETVPEATPEASQSEPQARARRTRVRIAVVRLPHIANFTDFVPLELDPRVEVSYASHAEDLDGAHLVILPGSKDTIADLRFLKAEGFDRALSRHRERGGAIGGICGGYQMLGCSVSDLCGVESGGEESGLGLLPIATVLEPPKVTRRVVARLLRGPWGEGSGEWEGYEIHMGRTTPLTSLTPLLAIRRAGRAAVEDPEGAITEDGRVWGTYLHGCLDNPTVRERLVTWLGRLAVRSLATPVPDYRAVREAAYDSLADALRGSLDLPTIRSLIGL